The Candidatus Tanganyikabacteria bacterium genome window below encodes:
- the murA gene encoding UDP-N-acetylglucosamine 1-carboxyvinyltransferase translates to MDRFIIEGERPLVGTIPVNGAKNAALAIMAGALLAEDAVTLHNVPRLIDVQVMSEVLGSLGVAVRPQGGGSLRIDASTLTDHTCPYDLVTKMRASFFVLGPILARLGQARIPLPGGCAIGSRPVDLHLKGLRSLGAKVTIEHGYAEATADRLVGAPVYLDYPSVGATETIMMAACLAEGTTVIDNCAQEPEIVDLAQFLSKCGARIEGAGTEQIVVHGRRRLGGCEHATIPDRIEAGTFMIAAAITRGDLTLEGIRPELVASLISKLQEIGATVAVLDQDVVRVAGDGPLQAADVRTMPFPGFPTDLQAQIMSLLAVLPGTSVISETVFENRFLHVDELLRMGANIKTEGNVAVIQGVAELTGAPVRATDLRAGAALVLAGLAARGQTVVSDVHYIDRGYQDIEKKLSAVGGKISRTGVTDPILA, encoded by the coding sequence TTGGATAGGTTCATCATCGAGGGCGAACGACCCCTCGTCGGGACCATTCCTGTCAATGGCGCCAAGAACGCGGCTCTGGCCATCATGGCCGGCGCCCTCCTGGCCGAAGACGCGGTGACGTTGCACAACGTGCCGCGCTTGATCGACGTCCAGGTGATGTCGGAGGTCCTCGGCTCGCTGGGCGTGGCGGTCCGGCCGCAGGGCGGCGGATCGCTGCGCATCGACGCCTCCACGCTGACCGACCACACCTGCCCCTACGACCTGGTCACCAAGATGCGCGCGTCGTTCTTCGTGCTCGGGCCGATCCTGGCCCGTCTCGGCCAGGCGCGTATCCCCCTGCCGGGTGGATGCGCCATCGGATCGCGGCCGGTCGACCTGCACCTCAAGGGCCTGCGCAGCCTCGGCGCCAAGGTCACCATCGAGCACGGCTACGCCGAGGCCACCGCCGACCGCCTCGTGGGCGCCCCGGTGTACCTCGACTACCCGTCGGTGGGCGCCACCGAGACCATCATGATGGCCGCGTGCCTCGCGGAAGGCACGACGGTCATCGACAACTGCGCCCAGGAACCGGAAATCGTCGATCTCGCGCAATTCCTCTCCAAGTGCGGCGCCCGCATCGAGGGGGCCGGCACCGAGCAAATCGTGGTCCATGGCCGGCGTCGCCTCGGCGGCTGCGAGCACGCGACCATTCCCGATCGCATCGAGGCTGGCACCTTCATGATCGCCGCCGCCATCACCCGGGGAGATCTCACCCTCGAAGGCATCCGGCCCGAACTGGTCGCCTCGCTCATCAGCAAGCTCCAGGAAATCGGCGCGACCGTGGCGGTCCTCGACCAGGACGTCGTGCGGGTGGCGGGAGATGGCCCGCTGCAGGCCGCGGACGTCCGCACCATGCCATTCCCGGGCTTCCCGACCGACCTGCAGGCGCAGATCATGTCGCTCCTCGCGGTCCTGCCCGGCACCTCGGTGATCAGCGAGACCGTGTTCGAGAACCGCTTCCTGCACGTCGACGAGTTGCTGCGCATGGGCGCCAACATCAAGACCGAGGGCAATGTCGCCGTCATCCAGGGCGTGGCCGAGTTGACCGGCGCCCCCGTGCGCGCCACCGACCTCCGGGCCGGCGCGGCCCTTGTGCTGGCCGGCCTGGCCGCCCGGGGCCAGACCGTCGTGTCGGACGTGCACTACATCGATCGGGGCTACCAGGACATCGAGAAGAAACTGAGCGCAGTCGGCGGGAAGATCTCCCGCACAGGAGTCACCGACCCTATACTGGCTTAG
- a CDS encoding phosphodiester glycosidase family protein: MLLLAPPAPPPPAAPATFSPVPDTGLWRDLGKGVVLEEVLRVTPGGPQRFWVVRVPPGAARLRVARAQAQADGRPGLQTVSEIARRAGAVAAVNGGYFSPRDRIPLGLVQIGGELLSGPLYHRTAVLLGDDVRFDRPQVQPWIALPGGESAEVDFCNLPPQGDSLTLFTRAWGARTGTAPTAQSREIALTQDGVVIGEGAADLGIPPDGYVVSATGSRADWLARRVARGDRVTVHTSLEEYWGPVSDALGGGPTLVANGTASISTDERFRPDITRGRAARTAIGVTPDGTALLVGVAGVDPTHSIGMSLEELAKLLVELGSDRAMNLDGGSSTAVWASGSTVWARGGERPVANALVVVP; the protein is encoded by the coding sequence GTGCTGCTCCTGGCGCCCCCCGCGCCGCCCCCGCCGGCGGCGCCCGCGACGTTTTCGCCGGTTCCCGATACCGGGCTATGGCGCGACCTGGGCAAGGGCGTGGTCCTCGAAGAGGTCCTGCGGGTCACGCCCGGCGGCCCGCAGCGTTTCTGGGTCGTGCGCGTGCCCCCTGGCGCGGCGCGCCTCCGGGTCGCGCGAGCGCAGGCTCAGGCTGACGGCCGGCCCGGCCTGCAAACCGTGAGCGAGATCGCCCGGCGGGCCGGCGCCGTCGCCGCCGTCAACGGCGGCTACTTCAGCCCCCGCGATCGGATCCCCCTGGGCCTGGTGCAAATAGGCGGAGAGCTCCTCTCCGGGCCCCTCTACCACCGGACCGCCGTGCTCCTGGGTGACGACGTGCGCTTCGATCGGCCGCAGGTGCAGCCGTGGATCGCGCTCCCGGGCGGCGAGAGCGCCGAAGTGGACTTCTGCAATCTTCCCCCGCAGGGCGACAGCCTCACCCTGTTCACCCGGGCGTGGGGCGCGCGGACGGGTACCGCCCCGACCGCGCAGAGCCGGGAGATCGCCTTGACGCAAGACGGCGTCGTGATCGGCGAGGGCGCCGCCGACCTGGGCATCCCGCCTGACGGCTACGTCGTGTCCGCAACCGGCAGCCGGGCCGACTGGCTGGCGCGGCGCGTAGCCCGCGGCGACCGCGTGACGGTGCATACCAGCCTCGAGGAGTACTGGGGGCCGGTATCCGACGCCCTGGGCGGCGGGCCCACGCTGGTCGCGAACGGCACCGCGAGCATCTCCACCGACGAGCGCTTCCGCCCCGACATCACCCGCGGCCGGGCGGCACGCACCGCGATCGGGGTGACGCCCGACGGCACGGCCCTGCTCGTGGGCGTGGCGGGCGTGGATCCGACTCACAGCATCGGCATGAGCCTGGAAGAACTCGCGAAGCTGCTGGTGGAGCTGGGTTCGGATCGGGCCATGAATCTCGACGGCGGCAGCTCCACCGCGGTCTGGGCCAGCGGTTCGACGGTCTGGGCACGCGGTGGCGAGCGGCCGGTCGCCAACGCCCTGGTGGTGGTGCCGTGA